The DNA sequence GCTTCAAATCCTGCCTGGCAGATAAAGTATTGCTGCTGTAAGATATCTGgcatggaaataaaaatttcCTTGTGGCTGCAATATATCGACTTTGAACCCCTGTTTCAAAAGTTTGTTTTGACCAACTTTATGACAATGGAAGAGTATCTATTTTCAATTGTTTCTGCAGAGTGTGTGGCGAAGACAGGCATGATCTTACTGTGTGGAGAGATCACATCGAAAGCAAATGTGGATATCCAGACTGTGGTTAGAAACACTATTAAAAGTATTGGATATGATGATTCCTCCAAAGgtaatatacaaaaataataataataaaaattttaaaaatgaatttgagatgataaaatatttctggtaTAGTTTTGCACTGCATGTGTCCTATAGTTACACTGGACCAAATCGACCACACAAATAATTTCAAGTCATTGCTGACTCATATTCCATTTTTTATAACTTTCCCATTAGCACATTCTCCATATTAAAGGTAATTCTCAGGCCATGACATGTTAGATTATTTAAGGGACCAGCTCAAAGTTGTCCCAGTGTAATACTTGTGGGTAAGCAGATagcagaaatatatttgaaggtTTATATATTTCTGTGCTCTCCTGCAGGTTTTGATTATAAGACCTGCAATGTCCTTCTGGCCCTTGAACCGCAGTGCCCAGAGATcgctgactgtgtgtttgagggCAGGACTGAGGAGGACATTGGTGCTGGAGACCAAGTATGTGGTTAAGACTGTGCCTTTGTTGCATAGTAACACAAGGTTCAACGAGAGAATGATGTACTAATAAATCCCATTCAGTCGGTCCCAGGAAACACATTTAACAATTACATGAGTTCATTCAGAACCTTGAGGTAAACAAATTGAATGTGAAATGTTGTGTTGTAAATTTCTGAAGACATCTTCTGTTTTCTTGCAGGGCTTGATGTTTGGCTATGCCACCGATGAAACAGAGGAGTGCATACCATTAACCATCTCCCTTTCTCATAAGCTCAATGCTAAGATGAAAGAGCTGTATTGCAGTGGAGTATGCCCCTGGATAAGACCAGACTCTAAGACACAGGTCATTTTATGTGCATGGGAATTCCTGATGGGAAATTACTGGTCCTTTCTGcaccagcatttaaaaaatatccagAAATTTCAGACAATCCTCTTAATGTTTACAGAAGGGGGAGTGGACACTGCTCGCAGTGTGTGATGCAACAAGGTGTAAATTCACTGGCAGATGCTTTAATCTTCATGTTGGTTAAAAGCACATCTTTAGAATGCAATAAACAGCACTATGGCACAttcaaaatagtttattttgtaGTTCATTATGCACACAGGTTAATTAGTTTAGTTAAAAGTTCATTCAGCCTTTGATATGGTTGCAgtgggaaaataatatttttagatTTCGCACAAGTTCTGGaaatcagtggttctcaaactgaTTGAACTATTTGTAATAAAAAGACAATGAATAACACAGGAGTTAGCATTAGTAATtaataaagtataaataaaGTGACTGGCAGAAGGtttgtgctgactgtgctgttaATGATTGCTATAAGCACCAAATAATGGTGTTCCACAAAGATATTAGACCAATTCATTTTAGTGTAGaggttttcattaaattaagatGAAATTGTTGTTCGTATGGCTTTAAATTTGACAAATAGATCACTTCTGATGGAAAAATTACTTCTGTAATAGGTGGAAGACAAACAGCTCAACTATTAAAACTTCAGGTTGAAAATATAACcgaaatggactgcatttggttgaaaagatgacagaaatggacagcattGAAATATCTGATTGTGAATCAAAGGACATTATCGGTGATTCACATGACCCTGACTCTGATTAGTCTGTAGAAGACATAATAGGTGATTCTGATACCATAATACAGCCATTCAGGTTTGAGCCAGAGGTGACCAGAGTTGGAGGATTCTTCCCAAAGCCAACAACCAGAGCACTTTCTGCTGTCTTGCCCAGATTCAGTTTTTAGCTGTCTTTCCCAGATTCATACAAGAAACCAATATCAATTGTGTGCATCCGTCTGTGTCCAGTATAAGGATTTTAGACAATACGGTTTGCATGCTAACAGTGTTAGCTCTATCAATGGCTGCTGATTGATGATACTAGCTAGCTTAGCTCCTACCTTAAGATCTATTCTAATCTACCTCTAGCGAGTCAGTTAGTCTTGCATCATATGTTGATTTGACTAATTTTCCATTAGTGCTGTCACAATAACTTTCTGATGCGCATCAAGTATAGGCTAATTCTTCAATGGAAAAAGGGCTAGCTATAGCTGACACTTCCTTGTTCTGTCATGTCACAAAATATGACGTAGGTGATAATTCCGAAGACTGttgaaaaagggagggggggcaaaAGCGATTTTGGGCTTTTGCTTAGGGCTTGTTTCTtgcctttatttcaataaaattttgttttaaacattgtgaaatgtaaaataggACGACTTCTTCCATTTGGCtggtgtatttcattttttaataacatCTGTTGCTTACCCTTTAACAGGTGACAGTGGAGTACCGGGACAATATGGGTGCCATGGAGCCACTGCGCGTCCATACGGTGGTCATATCTGTGCAGCACAGCCCTGACATCAGTCTGCAGGAGATCCGCCGGGACCTGATGGACAAGGTGATTCGAGCAGTGATCCCAGCCAAGTATTTGGATGACAGGACCATCTATCACCTTCTGCCGAGTGGGAAGTTCATCATGGGAGGCCCACAGGTGGGGAAAAGTTTTGTGCGTCTGTTGCTCATGTCAAATATACTGCATCAATGTTAAATGTTCCTAAAGCTCAATGCTCATTACAAAACATGGACAGAGGAAACAGTTTTGCGTAAAAAGAGCAGCATTAAAGGCATCAGCCAGTCACTGCAGTTCTCTGACATCTCCTTATGACCATTGGCTAAGTTCTCATGCCCAAGTCCATgatcagaatgaatgaatgaacgaatgaactTTGTTGCCTTTTAATAAAGAAATTTTCTTGTTAAATCTGTGACCACAGATTACAGATAACTGTGACCATGTTAAGAAAAGGCAATCTCATTAGCATGTAAGAATGGAACAGGCTCTTGCCATACACGGAGTGACTCACAGGCAGAAATCGTCAGCGTCCTCCGTCAGTTTGAAATTGGTAGTTTCTGTTTTCCATCCCTAACCAGGGAGATGCAGGACTTACAGGGCGGAAGATCATTGTGGACACCTATGGTGGCTGGGGTGGCCATGGAGGTGGTGCGTTCTCTGGGAAGGACTGCTCGAAAGTGGACCGCTCTGGGGCGTACGCAGCCCGCTGGGTAGCCAAGTCCCTTGTTAAGGCCAAGCTTTGCAGGAGAGTTCTGGTCCAGGTGAGGTACTGACAAGCTCAGGTGCCCGATTCCCTGTTACACCCTGGAATCTAATCTAATGCggtttaatttttcttttatttaacctttatttaactaggaaaaccccattgagatcaaaatctctttagcaagggggacctgacatgaaacacaatacaacacaagacagtagacaaacaagttacaaacatcaaatggggaATGAGACAGCGGagtaacagtaattaaaaagcagagcagaggttaaaagcaggagcatatttcagtcacagagtcatgAATTACATGTTTACAACCAGCaattgataaaaaatatttagtcaATGTAAGATTTTTTTGAAGATTGTTCCAGCTGTAAGGtgctaaatatctgaaacccaaCTTTCGAAATTCAGTAGAGGGACGAGGGACTTTAAAGAGTATCACATCACCTGTGGATCAATCTATGCAGATGTAATAAAGTCAACACAGACTATTTATATAGCAGACAATGATGGGCACTGAGCACTATGGTAAACTGTGTCCAAGGCATGTAATGTAGAGGAAGGAgcatgcatgtgagtatgtCTCCATAGTTTAAAACAGGTTTAAAAAGTGGCTAAAATGAGTTTCCTCTTGGTTTTATAACTGAAAAAAGATTTATTACTAAAAATAGAAGCCTAATTTTGTCCtcagtttttaaattaatctaTATTatctatatttaatttaaaactacGCTTATCATCAAGCCAGATCCAAAGAAATTTATAGGAAGAACTCTTTAAATGCACTTGCCATCTGGATCGGTGATTTTCAGTTAATCTCTGGACTGAGAATCAGACTATGAAAACGCTAGGCAAGTAGTTTTGTCTGCATTAAGGACCAGCTTTAGAtcaaaatgaatataattaaaagcTGAAGTATTTTAAATGCTTGGGAAAGGGTTGGGGTATGGCAAGTGTCTCATCAGCTTTAAGTGTATGTTACAATTTGAGTTGATAAAGACATGAGAAAGATGATtaatataaattgtaaataacaCTGGACCCACGATGGAGCCTTGAGGGACTCCTTTAGTTACCTTGAGAGAAGAGGATTTATGGCCAACAACAGATACGCATTAGATTCTATTAGAAAGGTTGTTTGAAAACCAATTTACTGCTGTGGACCCAAAATAAATGCCCCTTAATCTATCAATTAGGATGGAATAGTCAACTGTATCAAAGGCCTTAGAAAGGTGAATGAAAAGAgcagcacattgttttttttttattgtcaagGACTTGGACTATGTCATTAATTACTGAAGATGCTGCATAATTGAAATACAGTTATATTCACTTGAGTTTGACTAATCGCTTTATACCTAGAATGCCTTTTTAACTTCTTTGGATCTTTCAGCTTTTGTGCCCTGACAAAAGACATTACCTCCAGGAAGCATCAGTAGGACAGTAGCTTTTTGGTTCAGTACACCAGCAAATGGAGTTGCTGTCCTGAACCATTTTCTCATGTACAGATTAAAGTAATTTATATCAGCATGCTGATTGCCTTCTTTATGCTGCCTATGTCAATGTCATACTGTACTCCATGATGGTTCTGAAATCTGTTGATCAATCTCAAAGCTCCTTTTCCCGTGTTGTTCTTTAGATATCCTATGCTATCAGTGTGAGCTGCCCCCTGTCCATTTCTGTGTTCCACTATGGTACATCTGCAAAGGATGAAGACGAGCTGCTGCAAATTATACAGAATAATTTTGACCTGCGCCCAGGAGCCATTTTGAGGTCAGTCTAATTCATTCTTGCACTTCGCTTTGTGAAGTTGAATTAGATTACACTGCAGTCATTTGACAGATCCTCTTAGCCAGAATGACCTATATAATGAAGCGCATAAGTACCTTCTTCAAGGGTATGAAGTGCAATaggaatataaaaatgataattgaCCGATTCATGGTCAGTAACCATGTGATGACAAGTGCTACGTAGAGTCAGCCTGAGAACCTGTCATTCTGAGACATATATTCTAGCTATTTAAGGTAGGCAGCAAACTATATAACTTTTTTGCATATTCTGCAAGatgatttattcagaaaattccACAAATACTCATTCAGTTACTATGGCGGCCTAAATAATCTGTCAGTATACCAGAAATGTTAAAGCCATTCATATTTTACTCCTCCAAGGATAACCTTGTTGACAAAGTTAAATTGAAATGGACTAGGTTTAGCAACTGTGGGAATTGATAACATTTAGAgtgtcaagttttttttaagtacattgTCTTACTGTCTTTAAGGGATGGGGTCAGTTCCATTTTAGTCGCAATCAATTCAGGAAATCAATTTGATTTGTGAAGTGAAAATACCAATAATCTTCTATAGtgattttttcaatttattaattgattttCTAGTAGATTAACCCTGATTGTACCGTCTTTCACAGGGAACTCGATTTGAAAAAGCCTATCTTCCAGAAAACAGCCTGTTATGGACACTTTGGAAGAGAGGAATTTTCTTGGGAGAAGCCAAAGCCTCTGAAGTTTTGACACTGGATGGTTcctataaaaataatcattgttggCTTTGCAATACAGTCATTCCAtattattattgattgattgtaCAAGGATGGAAATAATGTACTTCTAATAATGCATCTCTTTGCCATCAGTATTAATTTATGTATAATGGTCTGTAATTAATTTTCAATgggatttgtattttttgtactgctaaaatgtgtaatcattttGACAAATATAAACTGTGTAGACATTGCAACTTTACTATTTTAAATACTGATTCATACTCAAGTtagaaattaatattaatttgataCTGCATTAACAGTAATTCAATGAAACTGCAATAGTTATGTTGACTGATGTTAAGCAGAAGTATAGAACCTAATGGAAGTGTATTTATctactgaaaacacattttagtcttattaatgaatgaaagtAATTAGTGTCAGATTGATTGACATTGCTACTCATGGACTCTGCTTTAGAATTTATAGGTAAAAACAGTGACTCAGAAGAAGGGGGCTGCGTGtgtattcatttaatattttgcaaaaagattttttataatGCATCGTCTTCAGCCATGGAAGTCCTGGCAGAACTGCTGTTTCCGAATCCATTTTTACGCCTtaaaatttcacaataaaaatgacCTCCGTGCTTGGTCGATCATAAGAGCATTTCATTAATAGGGGGCGATGTTAATGTTTCTCACCACCGATTCTCCCATGCAAAACAAGTGGGCGTGTCCAAACCAGGAAGAAAGTAAATACAGCTGGTTGAACTAGCTAGAGTTGCCTCGATGCTAAGATTAATGTTTTAGCTTGTCAGTAAGCGATATCTAGCTGCATGAACTAAAGAAATGACTACTTCCAAGACGATTGTGGTCTTCGGGATTGTGTCTCTGTCCCTTTTTTGCTTCGCATCAGTGAAAAATTCCAACATGGGTAACTAGCTAACCACAACTATCGATAAATTATGTTAGCTACTCTGCATGGTTTCTGAAACTAGCGTATAAGCCAGCTAGCTAAGTATTTATTTGTAACTGAgagaaaaacatacattataTTGATTACGTTAGCTATCTCGCGACCTGCTGAATGATAATTCCACAATAAGGAACAGCTGTGCACCCTCACATTTCGTATTTGTCGCTACATCTGtcgatagctagctaacttaagATGGCTGATTAGCTTAGGCGAACAATCTGACTTGATAGCACAATACGGTGATATGGTTTCGTTACCAAGCTGTTAAACTGCGTTAAAGACAAATAAGCTTCGTTAGCTTTCAACAATCTTCAAAAAACTATGCAAACGACGGATTTTTATGATCAGGACCAAATAAGTATGGACAAGATGTCAGATCTAGCTGACTGGATATAGTTGGCTACGTCATGTGTTTTGGTCATATCACAGTTTCGCAGGTTTGTcatgattaaattattaaaattgtatGTTCTGTTGCAGGAGTCAGGGGTGCATTGCTATTCGCAGGTCGAGGCTTGTTCCTATTGGGTTTGTCTGGCTGGCTGGTGTCAGTTTTATATCCTTGGCTGAgaccctcctctccttctcctcgtAATCGCAGGGAAGGTAGGTAGAGTTCtgcatgcataaatatatgaaatctGATGcgcaataaatgtattttgttcagTCAACTTCTATTTTGAACGTGTACTGACAATTTACAAAAATTGCATTACAAAATTTAAATGTCTAGCTTCTGCCTTTGCATGATAATGAATGTAAAGTTTACAAAATTGTGGGAATGGGGTACATTTTAGCTTAGAGATCTTATTTAGACCCATCATCTGAAAACAGAAATGGTTAGGTGTCTGACCTGCACTTATGTCATGAGCTGCATCTAAATGTCTGTTCTTTAGTGCCTGATGAGGAGGTGAAACGGAAACGAGACTTGGCCAGGaaagaacaacaaaagaaacatttagAGAAGGTAACGTGCGATGGAGGAAGGTTCTGTGTGGAGCAAGTTTGGCGGACACATTGGCATCATCTTTGcggtttaaaatgcatttaagaaaAGTGTGGAGAGCACAACTGAAGCTTCTTACCCCAGGAAGTCAAGATGTGACCTGATGAAACTCAGCAAATAGCCATGTGATTGATGCAGAAACCTGCGAGACTGCATTCTTTAGTAATGCTGGATGCACAATATTATATGAATGTACTTGCAATGACTTGGTTTCCACTCCAAGCACTTGTAGGTTGTAAAACCCTCTTGGTGTCACAGAATTTGGTATGTGTTCCAACCCCATTTGCCACACATACTTATGATATGGCTTCTGGTCTGCCATTTGGTCCTGTGTATTGCTAAACGCACTCTGTGTTAAGAATCAGTTTGTGTCGATGTGTCACTGGTGTGACATCTGTTGCGTTGAAAAGAAGGGGATTGTGTCACACAGCTAGTTGAAAAGATGTTTTGGAGCCTTCGTTTAGTTTCAGCTGATTCCTTGAGGCAGTTACTGGTGGTGTTAATGAAGTGTCATCTTGAAAGGATCATCTTGTACGTATGAATAAATCCTCAGAATCAAGTCAATTGTGGGTATGTGAGTTACGATCTCCACTGAGAACCAAGGGGTTCTCCTCTGCTTATTCTAGGGTACTGATATTCTCCTTATTGGCTTGTAGGTTTTTATTCAGCCTGAACAGTTGATGAGTAAGTTATACATATACAGgtcctgtgtttattttgcatatGCAGCTTGTGATGTTTTACTTTCAGAGAAGTAGGAATTGGAAAAAGAGACAAGTCTGAGCACAAAGTTGCTGGGAAAAAGATTAGATTCTTAACAATGTGTGATCAGGGGAATATATATGGATCATGAAAAAAGCCTTTGTGAGCCCTGCACCAAAATACAAGATGTCATGCATACTGTCACCTTGTGGAAAATACAGGAGCTCAGCCAGCCATGGAGTATATTGGAAATGACCTAAAGAACAATGTTAATGGTGACTAGTGGTTCCTTTCTGGGTATACATCTGGTATCCCTTTGGAAATGAACAGCTAGtagccagaaagtatccaccaGTCACTGGGTGTTGTTCTCTTGGTCAATGCTACTACGATACTTCATGAGGTACTCATGTGTTTTCTTATCCTTAGTATATTGTCCTTGGTCTCTTACGAGAGCAGTGGTCTACACAGTGGTAGGGCCTTGGAGTTGGTGTTGAGCTTGTGCTGCTGTCTTTGTCTTCCCTTAAGGCCACTTCTTACGAGGAGTCTGTGCTGAGGCCTCGGAACGAGTCCAGGctgaggcagagggaggagcgTTTCTACCGCATGACAGGGGAGGCCTGGAAACTGACCCAGGGGCAGCCATTAGGGGTGAGgaataatttatacatttaaaaaaatccttagTTGTGACATTTTTCTCCTAATTTGTAATGCCCTGTTTTCTTTGTAAGCTTGCCTCATCGTTGTAgttttttcaaatgcatacCCAAGGATGGACATCCATTGTCACGGCACTGCTATGGGCCTCAGAAGTCTGATGTAACACGGAGCAGTACTTTTACCCATATATGGCTTTTTGGATCAGAGGGTAATTTCCCTATGGAGAAAATAAACGAGAGTTTCACATAACCGAACCCAGTCACAGTCTGTGAGTTAAACTGGTATTTAAAACTTATATCGcggtaaatatatttattgttgttattcttGCTGTTCTCGTTAGTAATTTCCTTAAGTTAGCTTtttgttagcaaaataattattttggttgGAAAGTGGCTTCATAATTCATTGGATCCAGTGCCATgtaagagagaaatgtgtctgGGTAAAAACGTCCAACTTTTAAATGCCAGTTTAAttcacagactgtgacagggacAGTTATTCTCCATAGAGAAATTGTTATTTGATCCAGAAATACATATATGGGTAAAGGTTTTGCTCTGCCATATGTCAAACTTCTGAGGCCCATTTGCCACACCCATTCatcaatattcataaatattcaaattggATTTATTTGGTTTGAAAAGTAGGGAGACCTTACAGTGTTAAAAACATGTATCTCACCATCTGAATCAGATTCCAGTATTGTCTGTGTTATTTTGTTAGCTGTGTATTTTATGCTGTATTCACATCCTTT is a window from the Anguilla anguilla isolate fAngAng1 chromosome 14, fAngAng1.pri, whole genome shotgun sequence genome containing:
- the mat2al gene encoding methionine adenosyltransferase II, alpha-like isoform X2, whose protein sequence is MCDQISDAVLDAYLARDPDSKVACECVAKTGMILLCGEITSKANVDIQTVVRNTIKSIGYDDSSKGFDYKTCNVLLALEPQCPEIADCVFEGRTEEDIGAGDQGLMFGYATDETEECIPLTISLSHKLNAKMKELYCSGVCPWIRPDSKTQVTVEYRDNMGAMEPLRVHTVVISVQHSPDISLQEIRRDLMDKVIRAVIPAKYLDDRTIYHLLPSGKFIMGGPQGDAGLTGRKIIVDTYGGWGGHGGGAFSGKDCSKVDRSGAYAARWVAKSLVKAKLCRRVLVQISYAISVSCPLSISVFHYGTSAKDEDELLQIIQNNFDLRPGAILRELDLKKPIFQKTACYGHFGREEFSWEKPKPLKF
- the mat2al gene encoding methionine adenosyltransferase II, alpha-like isoform X1, coding for MNHSGPGKSCGKTFLFTSESVGEGHSDKMCDQISDAVLDAYLARDPDSKVACECVAKTGMILLCGEITSKANVDIQTVVRNTIKSIGYDDSSKGFDYKTCNVLLALEPQCPEIADCVFEGRTEEDIGAGDQGLMFGYATDETEECIPLTISLSHKLNAKMKELYCSGVCPWIRPDSKTQVTVEYRDNMGAMEPLRVHTVVISVQHSPDISLQEIRRDLMDKVIRAVIPAKYLDDRTIYHLLPSGKFIMGGPQGDAGLTGRKIIVDTYGGWGGHGGGAFSGKDCSKVDRSGAYAARWVAKSLVKAKLCRRVLVQISYAISVSCPLSISVFHYGTSAKDEDELLQIIQNNFDLRPGAILRELDLKKPIFQKTACYGHFGREEFSWEKPKPLKF